Genomic DNA from Nostoc sp. ATCC 53789:
GCTAGGGTCAGTAACACCATTGCTAATGTGGCTAGTGGTCAATTGCGATACATCACGAAAAAAACCGATGGTTCATTCTCCAGTGGTGTTTATCCTTATGTTGCAGAGATCGTTACCCCTTGGCAAATTGTTGATTTGGAGTTCCTTCAACCAAGCCATCCTGTCTATGCTTTACGACCAAGACGACCGCTTGAAATTACCTTTGGCTTCTATGCTCCCCGTTCTTCTTTCTGTTATCCCGGTGGCGAACAGGTACTTTAACTGTAACAAATGATGCTGTCGTCTGTGAGCGGGGATGTGGTTATAAACCCAATACCCGCTATCAGCGTAGAACACCGATTCAGTATTCAGAGTCATGACGAAAAACTCGGGTTTCTTTTAGGCGCAAGAAGGAAATTATGGTTGAAATGACCTAAAAATCAGGTTTTACAGCCTCGCCTTTTACTGAATCGGTGTTCTAGTAGTTCGCTTTCGTGACTTAGCGGGGTAAAGGTTTTAAATCCCTTATCCTTTCCCCAGCCCTCACAAGCGCATTTTTGGGTTGATAGACTACTACTGAAAACCTTACATGGCTCGCGTCTGTGATTTACTTCATCCATGTCGAAACTTAATTTTAGTTTTTCGATTTTTTGGAGGAGAGGATAATGTTGGAATGGCGCTAAGAAAAGGGAAAATCGTTGAGGCAGCTCTTGTGCAGAGGAGCAAAGGTGCAGAGGAGAAAGAAAAAGTTTTAAGCATTGCGTTCGGATATTTAGAAATTACCCCCTGCCCCCCTGCTCCTGGAGCATCCTTATGCTGCATACCCTTCAGCTTAACAAGCGTGCCATTCATGATCGCCCCTATTTTCATGAGGCCCTTGTTGCCGTTTTATAATGAAAGGATGCAAAAGCTTACCATCACCCGACCTGACGATTGGCATCTGCATCTCCGCGACGGTGCAGCACTGAAAGCGGTTCTGCCCTACACGGTGCGTCAGTTTGCCCGCGCGATCATCATGCCGAACTTGAAGCCCTCTATCCGCTCGGTGGCAGAAGCGGCTTGCTATCGCGATCGCATCCTCGCCGCCATTCCAGAGGGACAACAGTTTGAGCCATTGATGACGCTCTACCTCACCGACAACACCAGCCCCTACGACATTCTCCGGGCGAAAGAATCCCAGTTTATCAAAGCGGTCAAGTACTACCCAGCCGGTGCAACGACCAACTCAGACTCCGGTGTGACAGATATTCGGAAGGGTGATCGCGTCTTTGAAGCGATGCAGCAGGTGGACATGCCGTTATTACTGCACGGGGAAGTGACCGATAACGATGTTGATACGTTCGATCGCGAGAAGGTGTTTATCGAGCGACATTTAATCCCCCTCAAGCAGCGATTTCCCAACCTGCGGGTGGTGCTTGAGCATATCACCACCTCCGATGCGGTGCAGTATGTCCTGTCTGCCAACACCATTGCGGCAACAATTACGCCACAACATTTGTTGTTTAACCGTAATGCCCTGTTCAAAGGCGGCCTTCGCCCCCATTTTTATTGCCTGCCCATTTTGAAACGGGAGGAGCATCGTCAGGCTTTGTTGCAAGCGGCAACATCGGGGAATCCGAAGTTTTTTCTAGGTACCGATAGCGCTCCCCATACCCGCACCAGCAAAGAAAGTTCCTGTGGCTGCGCGGGATGCTTTTCGGCTCTGCACGCCCTTGAGTTGTATGCCGAAGCATTTGAAAGCGTGAAAGCCCTGGATAAACTGGAGGCGTTCGCTAGCTTCTATGGCCCAGATTTTTATCAACTGCCGCGTAATACCGAGCGAATTACCTTGTCCAAAACGACTTGGCGCGTTCCTGATGAAGTTCCATTTATGGAATCTGGGCTTGTACCTTTGGGGGCGGGGCAGGAAATGACATGGCAAATGGTATGACATTTGCATTGTGCATCAGCCGTTGTGGAATCCTGTCGGTTAGCTTAGGCCAACGAGTAATTTGAATCCTGGCTCAAATTGGAGTCTGCGAATCTTCCATTTTGAGTGGTGATCGCCTTAGCAGAACTTTAATATTTTAGCTAGCACTTACCTGTTGCAATAACTTTGAGTCCCAGGTATAAAGTCCGATTTCTTCAGGTACTCTTGAAAATCTTCCTGTGCGATGCCCTCGCGATAATTCGTTCAGGACTTTGGGCTTTACTTCTATGACATCTGATGGATCAAGTTCTCCATATAATTCTTCGATAATTTCCGCCACATTGAAAACTTTACCCGGATTTTGTTCCAATAAAGAAGTCAGCGCATCAATCAAAAACTGCCCGGTAAATTCTCCTTGCATTGGTATAGTATTAGTTTGTGCCTGTGGGTCAGGTTTTCTATTTTTGCTCTTCTTAAAAGAACTAGTACGATTCGAGTTAAGCAATTTTAAATCTAGGGTAAAAGAACCTGGTTTACCAGGAACAAGCGACCATTTACCGCTTTCTCTGCCATAAGTTAATGTAGATTGAACTCTGCCCTTTACTAGTTTGAAAATATCTGGTTCTAAATCACCATAGAGTGATCGCACCACAAAATCTATGTGACATACAGTACCCCTGTGTTTTTGCAATACCTTTAGGATCGCTTCGGTGCGGTTGAGAGATTGATATTCCGGCAACATTGGAATTTCTGACCACAAGAGGGATTTCTCTAAAGTTTCTTGTTGTGTCTCTATCTCTTTTGATGTTGGCGCTGGTGGCTCGTCGGCTTCACCAGATGTCGAGGATGATTCATTTATTTCTAAATTATTTGTTTGTGAGGCTTCAGCCTGACTCGGCTCTACCAACTTCACTTCGGATTCAGTAATGTTATCGCTATTTACTGGTAACGAATTATCTTCGGGTGTGTCTGGAACTACCTCATTTACTATTAAACGCATCTCGATATTTTGAAATTCTGGGAATGGAGTTTCTAATTCTAAATCATTTGTTGGAGCAATCTCAGAATTGATAGGTTCTACCAAGTTGCCTGACGCTTCAGGAGTGTGTAGCCGTAGTTCGTGGTAAATATCACTGTTGTTCAAAGAGAAATTCTTTGAAATTGAAATATCTGGCTCACTAATGACTATCGGTGCTTTAATATCTTGCTTTGCAGAAGACGAATTCTCTGTTAGAGACAGTTGAGAACTAACAGGCTTTACCAAGTTGACTTTTGGCTCTGGCGTGAAATCGTTATCCTCGAGGAGCAAGTTTTCTAAACTAGAAGCAACTAGCTGATTAATCCTATTGTGGTAAAACTTACTAGAGAAGACGACTCTCTAAATTAGCCAAGTAACCCTTGGGGTCTCTGCGAAATCGATATTGTTCAATTCTGGCTTTATGGTGTTTTTGCAGTTGAGAGCGTAATTCGAGCCAAGTATGAATATCAACTTGTGCTAAATCAGATGCGGTAAAAGAATGAAGTTTAGTAGCGATCGCACAGGCAAGTTTGACAGAACCACGAATAACAAGGGATGAGGGGGCAACCTTACGACCGGTACAACGACGTTGATGATGACGTAGCATACCAAAAGCATGTTCTAAGTCATTATTAGTTCTGGGAAAATCTTCAATTTCGTAACAATGAAAAAGTCCAGACCAGTAGCTATGAGTGGTTTTTATAAAGTTATCGATTGCAGTGTTTAGCGTACCAGCTTTCTGTTTTTGTTGGGACATTTCTGTTAAAAGTTGCTGATAACTTTGTTTGACTCCAGCAGCATCAAGAGCTATTTTATTGTTGAGAATATTACTAGCTTTATCAACCCACTGATATGCAACCCTCACAGGTGAAAATAAAGATGCAGTCGCAGATAAACCCTTAGCTATCAGGTGTTTTAGGTTGACTAAAGTTGGTGGTAAAGCACTTTTTTTTCCATCCGTTCTAAACTTTGCTCTATTAGCGTCAAATTTGATTGTAACTTTAACCCAGATGCCTCTAATGGTGGATGACCATCATTGGTTATAGAACTACGCACTGCCGAGCAATAATCTTCAATAATAGTCACCAAATCCTTATCTTCATTGACAACACTACGTTCAATGTCTCGTAGTCCTCTAACCTTTTTTTTTAATTCCTTTTTTGCATTTCGATCCGCCTCATATATGGGTTTAATTGCCTCCTTTAGGTAATGATAATGACATAAACCATGAGCAATACTAGGTAATGCTAACCTAACAGCTTTGCGAATTGATTGTTGCCCATCACTAACAACGCCATCAATTGGTACATTTAGGGTATTAGTTACTTCTAATAATAACGCCACTAAATCTTCGTTTCTTGATGATAATAAGGTTTTAGCAAGTATTATTTCTCCTGATAAGCAATCTCGAATTACCCATAATACTTCATGTCCAATTTCTGGCTGCATACCATCGATCGCTAATATCACCCGTCCTTGATTAGCCACTATTGCTTTTAACCTTTTATGATCTTTTAGCCATAAAGAAAGTAACTCGTCATATCTGTCAATTAGGTACGTGACCGTTCGTTGACTGATACATATACCCTTTAATTCAAGGTGAGTGTGTATTTGAGGAACACTTCTATGTTCCTGGTAGCGTAATGCTCCTATATAAGCAATCACATCCAAACCAAATTCGTTCTGTGGTAGAGCGAGTGACCCTTCTTGCTCTGGTCGATATGCTTTTTTATACCGCAGACATGACTTGTTTCGACATCGACGAATTTTTAGCTGTAGTTCTACTACCCCGTTTAACGTTCTTATATGTCGAGGATTATTGTATTCATTCCACATTGCTTGACCGCACGAGGGGCATTTTTTTTGAACACAATCGAGTACTTCAAACGATGTTGCCTCTGGTTTTAAACTTTTTCTTGCCAAGTTCTTGCACCATTATTTCCCTACAAGGTTAAGATTACAGGATTTCCACTCTTCTCTAGTAAGTTTTGCCACGCTAGGATTAATCACCTCCAGGGTTGGCTTCTGACCGTTATCAGACCAGACAGATAACAATGCTTCTACGTGATTGAGATTTGCTAAAGCTTGTATGTATAACTTTTCGTACTTCTCCACAATCGGAGCATAGTAGTCTCGTAATGACAACAGGGGAGCAAGAAAGGTTTCAGGAGGAGGCTGTAATTGTGATTGACTATCCATAAACTTTTAATTTCACCAAAACCGCTATCCCTTATACCATGAGTACTTTTTTTTGTTGATCCTGATGCAACTAGCTCGTCAAATCTGCTGCTAGCTAAATATGTACAACATCACGGTATCAATACATACGATAATAGCAATGAAATCGTTTTCATTGCTAAAAACACATCCAAGATGCTTTTAGAATAACTACTTAGAAGGCATCTTGTTTGCTCTAAAAGTGTTCTTAGATTATTTTGCCAAGGCACTTACAAGTAATAAAATGCCCAGCCGTATCAAGGATATTTTGGCTACACAACTATATTTCTGGCGCTTTCGCCCTTCGGGGCGAAAGCGACGGCTGGGCATTTTATTATTTGGATCTCCCCAAATTGACATCACTCTTGTAAGTCATAGCTCTGGGTTTTCTCTTCTTGAGAGGGACTACTGATTTCTTGGGTGGTTGGGGAGGGCGGCATTTCTCGCAATATAGCGGTCGCACACCAAAGGTTTCTCGTTGTGTGGACTGTTCGCACTGCTTACATACGAAGTTGAAAACGCGAGTATGAATTTCCCGCTTGTGCGCTCTGACGGTGTACTCTCGGACTTCAATAGTTTTGCTGGGCATTGATTATCTATTGTGGTCTTACTTCTTTAATATAGTTTTTCGTCTTAGTTCTACAAGATCCGTGCATCATCTGACGAAAGTAATTCTACTTAATCAATTAAGTACTCTTGCATGTCGCTTTGTCGATGGCGGAGAATACTTATCGCCTTGACCTGGATTTGACGAATCCGCTCTCGGCTGAGGTTTAGCTGTTGCCCAATCTGAGCTAGATTGAAATGCTGATCGTTCTCTAGCCCAAAGTTTAAAGTCAACACTTGACGCTGTATAGGTGTCAATGGTTCTAAGAATTTAGCTACATCTTGCGATAGAAGTTCTTGGCTAAGGAGTTTTTCTGGTGAAGCGGCATCGCTGGCTAAAATTTCGCCCAATTCTGTCTCTTTTTCATCTCCCACTTGTTTATTTAAAGAAATGGCTGTGCGAGAAGCAGTGAGATATTCTCGAAGCTTATCTGTGCTTATGTTTAATGCTGATGCAATTTCTTCGGCAGTGGCATGACGACCGAGTTTTTGAAAGCTTTCTCGCTGTACTTTCTTAATTTTGGTAAGTATTTCAGTGAGATGAACAGGCAATCTAATAGTGCGCGATTGTTCTGCTATGGCGCGTGTGATCTCCTGACGAATCCACCAGTAAGCGTAGGTTGATAGCTTATACCCCCGGTTGGGATCAAACTTTTCTATACCCCTTTGTAAGCCGATTGCTCCTTCCTGAATCAAATCTAAGAATTCCAAATTGCGGTTCTGGTATTTCTTGGCAACAGAAACTACTAGTCGCAGATTAGCTGTCACCATTTTTTGTTTAGCCTTTTGACCAAGGTGTAGTGCTGCTCGGACTTGTGCTTCGGTTTTTTCAACAGCATTGGCTAATTCTGTCATTGTTGGTTCGCGTTCTAGCTGTTGAGTTAGTTCATTTTTAGATTGCTCAATGACAATCATTTCTTGTACAAGTCTTGCATAAGCGATTTCTTCCTCTGGCTTTAATAAAGGATACTGACCAATTTCTTGCAAATAGATGCGAACCATATCGGAACTGAGGCTGGACATACAAACTTTTCGACTTTTTTAAACCAAGGGGATTTAAAAGTATAAATCAAATAGCTCATTAAAATTTTCTATTTTTAACCGAGTACCGTGGGTTTAAATCCCGCAGTTCAAAATCGCGCAAGTTTTGGGTCGGGGTCTAAATCCCCATCACAAAACTTAATTACGAATTACGAATTATTTAATAGCCAAGGCATATCAATGCAGTCCTGCCTGAAGTAACCTCTGCTGTAACCTTGTGTACCGCCGTTGGTCATCAGTAGAGCGCACCGCCAGAGATATCGCTTTTTTTGCTCCAACCACGATCGCTAACTTCTTGGCACGGGTCAGCCCGGTGTAAAACAGGTTCCGGGTCAACATCATATAGTGCTGCATATAGATTGGCAGAACTATCACCGGATATTCTGAGCCTTGGCTTTTATGAATCGAAATGCTCCAGGCAAGGGCAATTTCATTCAGGTCAGCGTAATCGTAAACCACAGTCCGCTCACCATACAGTACTGTAACTTCCTGCTCTACAGTATCAATGGTGAGGATTATTCCCAAGTCGCCGTTGAAAACTTCGCGGTTGTAGTCGTTGGTTAGCTGGATGATGCGATCGCCCTCGCGTAACAAATTCCCACCTCTATTAATCTCCACCTTGCTGGGGCTGGGTGGGTTGATCAACTGCTGCAATACTGTGTTCAGGTTACGAGTCCCGATTACTCCCCGTGTCATCGGGCAAAGCACTTGGACATCAGTGGCAGGATTAAAACCTAAGCGTGGAATCAAATCGGTAATCAACTCGCAGATTGCCTGTACACCATGTTCGGGCTGATGTCCGCCGCCGTGCCAAATACAGTCAGATTGAGGTGTGTCAGAAATCGGTTCAATCGTGGGATAAATTCCTCGATTAATCTGATGAGCAGCAGTGATAATTGCACTTGTTTGAGCTTGGCGGAATACCTGAGTTAACCGCACTACTGGCACGCAACCAGAATTAATCAAATCAGCGAGTATTTGACCTGGGCCCACAGATGGTAACTGGTCAATGTCACCCACCAACAACAGTAAAGCGCCAGCCAATACTGCTTTAACCAAAGAGTAAGCTAGAAATAAATCAAGCATCGAAGCTTCGTCAGCGATAATTG
This window encodes:
- a CDS encoding transposase (programmed frameshift), translated to MWNEYNNPRHIRTLNGVVELQLKIRRCRNKSCLRYKKAYRPEQEGSLALPQNEFGLDVIAYIGALRYQEHRSVPQIHTHLELKGICISQRTVTYLIDRYDELLSLWLKDHKRLKAIVANQGRVILAIDGMQPEIGHEVLWVIRDCLSGEIILAKTLLSSRNEDLVALLLEVTNTLNVPIDGVVSDGQQSIRKAVRLALPSIAHGLCHYHYLKEAIKPIYEADRNAKKELKKKVRGLRDIERSVVNEDKDLVTIIEDYCSAVRSSITNDGHPPLEASGLKLQSNLTLIEQSLERMEKKGALPPTLVNLKHLIAKGLSATASLFSPVRVAYQWVDKASNILNNKIALDAAGVKQSYQQLLTEMSQQKQKAGTLNTAIDNFIKTTHSYWSGLFHCYEIEDFPRTNNDLEHAFGMLRHHQRRCTGRKVAPSSLVIRGSVKLACAIATKLHSFTASDLAQVDIHTWLELRSQLQKHHKARIEQYRFRRDPKGYLANLESRLL
- the pyrC gene encoding dihydroorotase, coding for MQKLTITRPDDWHLHLRDGAALKAVLPYTVRQFARAIIMPNLKPSIRSVAEAACYRDRILAAIPEGQQFEPLMTLYLTDNTSPYDILRAKESQFIKAVKYYPAGATTNSDSGVTDIRKGDRVFEAMQQVDMPLLLHGEVTDNDVDTFDREKVFIERHLIPLKQRFPNLRVVLEHITTSDAVQYVLSANTIAATITPQHLLFNRNALFKGGLRPHFYCLPILKREEHRQALLQAATSGNPKFFLGTDSAPHTRTSKESSCGCAGCFSALHALELYAEAFESVKALDKLEAFASFYGPDFYQLPRNTERITLSKTTWRVPDEVPFMESGLVPLGAGQEMTWQMV
- a CDS encoding RpoD/SigA family RNA polymerase sigma factor, translating into MSSLSSDMVRIYLQEIGQYPLLKPEEEIAYARLVQEMIVIEQSKNELTQQLEREPTMTELANAVEKTEAQVRAALHLGQKAKQKMVTANLRLVVSVAKKYQNRNLEFLDLIQEGAIGLQRGIEKFDPNRGYKLSTYAYWWIRQEITRAIAEQSRTIRLPVHLTEILTKIKKVQRESFQKLGRHATAEEIASALNISTDKLREYLTASRTAISLNKQVGDEKETELGEILASDAASPEKLLSQELLSQDVAKFLEPLTPIQRQVLTLNFGLENDQHFNLAQIGQQLNLSRERIRQIQVKAISILRHRQSDMQEYLID